A region from the Patagioenas fasciata isolate bPatFas1 chromosome 27, bPatFas1.hap1, whole genome shotgun sequence genome encodes:
- the CTXN1 gene encoding cortexin-1, whose product MNDASTMDYELLSPSLVEHPAGAAGMDAEQKTVFAFVIFLLVFLVMLMVRCFRILLDPYSRMPASSWTDHKEGLERGQFDYALV is encoded by the coding sequence ATGAATGATGCATCGACGATGGATTATGAACTGCTCTCCCCCTCCTTGGTGGAGCACCCAGCCGGCGCCGCGGGGATGGACGCCGAGCAGAAAACCGTCTTTGCCTTCGTCATCTTCCTCCTGGTCTTCTTGGTGATGCTGATGGTGCGCTGCTTCCGCATCCTGCTGGACCCCTACAGCCGCATGCCCGCCTCCTCCTGGACCGACCACAAGGAGGGCTTGGAGAGGGGCCAGTTCGACTACGCCTTGGTGTAG